A section of the Malania oleifera isolate guangnan ecotype guangnan chromosome 2, ASM2987363v1, whole genome shotgun sequence genome encodes:
- the LOC131149718 gene encoding uncharacterized protein LOC131149718, giving the protein MGTLIGHVAPGFGFLFIGLWHLFNHTKLHAVNPAAYRSRPWFPSAALRHLELFLIMAGCAASVSMELFIGPDRHQPLDPDGSIPSNHLHNFEHSSISLAFFAYAAAALLLDRLHPPPPAASCVTELLGAAAFAQQLLLFRLHSADHMGVEGQYHMLLQIVISVSLATSVIGIALPENFPVGFVRSLSIIFQGFWLIVMGFALWTPELVPKGCFIHEEEGHQVVRCTSGDALRRAKSLVNIQFSWVLIGMMVFAVAVYVGLVRLYGGAVEYQSLTAAREEEEEESEEDVEAQKKSFLQMGKGFSPIDMER; this is encoded by the coding sequence ATGGGCACTCTGATAGGCCACGTGGCGCCAGGCTTCGGCTTCCTCTTCATTGGCCTATGGCACCTCTTCAACCACACCAAGCTCCACGCCGTCAACCCCGCCGCCTACCGCTCCCGCCCCTGGTTCCCCTCCGCCGCCCTCCGCCACCTGGAGCTGTTCCTCATCATGGCCGGCTGTGCGGCCTCTGTCTCCATGGAACTCTTCATCGGCCCCGACCGCCACCAGCCCCTCGACCCTGACGGCTCTATTCCCTCCAACCACCTCCACAACTTCGAACACTCCTCCATTTCCCTCGCCTTCTTCGCCTACGCCGCCGCCGCCCTCCTCCTCGATCGCCTCCACCCCCCGCCCCCCGCCGCCTCCTGCGTCACGGAACTCCTCGGCGCCGCCGCCTTCGCCCAGCAGCTCCTCCTCTTCCGCCTCCACTCCGCCGACCACATGGGCGTCGAGGGCCAGTACCACATGCTCCTCCAGATCGTCATCTCTGTCTCTCTCGCCACCTCCGTCATAGGGATCGCCCTGCCGGAGAATTTTCCGGTGGGATTCGTGAGGTCCCTGAGCATAATTTTTCAGGGGTTTTGGCTCATCGTGATGGGATTTGCGCTCTGGACGCCAGAATTGGTGCCCAAAGGGTGTTTCATACACGAGGAGGAGGGGCATCAGGTGGTTCGTTGTACGAGCGGCGACGCTCTTCGGCGAGCGAAGTCGCTGGTCAACATCCAGTTCAGCTGGGTCTTGATCGGGATGATGGTTTTCGCGGTGGCTGTGTATGTGGGCCTAGTAAGACTTTATGGCGGCGCGGTAGAGTACCAGTCGCTGACGGCAGCAAGGGAAGAGGAGGAAGAGGAGTCGGAGGAGGACGTGGAGGCGCAGAAGAAGAGCTTTCTGCAGATGGGAAAAGGGTTTTCTCCGATCGACATGGAAAGATAG